Proteins from a single region of Aquirhabdus parva:
- a CDS encoding packaged DNA stabilization protein — protein sequence MAKLPIVGAAYKNPSLIIDCQNTINWYPQAIELPNGAQRVSALIPTPGLIRRFTGDSAAVRCLKVLSTGQLLAVIGKKLYHSPANTFNLTQVTGVIMGLDIVSIADNGTVAMIVNGNTNQVLDLKTLVLTTLTGSNIPRSSFVVFLDGRFVMNKEKSDRFVWSDLYSTNIDALSYATAEASPDPMVALVEFQRELWMFGTQTTERYYSNNDKDQPFARMPGGVFEMGCLAPNSVCAFGTGIIWLAVSEFGGNQIVMSSGGQPVRLSNHAIEGEIDSYPTNNDAVAFAYQQEGHSFYVISFPSGNTTFVFDMTTQLWHQRSWTNTQGQHDRHRAHIHAYFNGTHYVGDYSNGKIYELDRGTYTDDGNIITRERTCPATLTDGQMMRFTRLEIVCETGDLKKRGIPPDLEIHSYTSQPYPYMFNDVFKVGGSLTGISLRPNFYTIPAEIFRMGASLTAINLPVAVTYGTYNIPPEAFKPSASMTAIDMPILVSYGTYNIPAEAFKPSASMSAISLPIVASYLTYSIPAEPFNIGASLTGVTLA from the coding sequence ATGGCTAAGTTACCCATAGTCGGCGCGGCTTATAAAAACCCTTCGCTGATCATTGATTGTCAGAATACGATTAATTGGTACCCTCAAGCCATTGAGCTACCTAATGGTGCACAACGTGTATCTGCACTAATACCAACACCCGGATTAATCCGCCGATTCACGGGTGATAGTGCGGCAGTTCGTTGTCTAAAAGTTTTGTCTACTGGTCAGCTTTTAGCGGTGATTGGGAAGAAGCTTTATCACAGCCCGGCCAATACTTTTAATCTGACTCAAGTCACTGGCGTGATTATGGGGCTAGATATTGTCTCGATTGCTGATAATGGCACCGTGGCTATGATCGTCAACGGCAATACAAATCAAGTCTTAGACCTGAAAACCTTGGTACTGACTACACTCACCGGCTCGAATATTCCGCGATCTTCTTTTGTGGTTTTTCTTGATGGCCGCTTTGTGATGAATAAAGAGAAGTCCGACCGCTTTGTATGGTCTGACTTGTACTCAACCAATATTGACGCACTGTCATATGCTACTGCAGAGGCAAGTCCTGACCCTATGGTTGCCTTGGTCGAGTTTCAGCGCGAACTGTGGATGTTTGGCACTCAGACCACAGAACGCTATTACTCCAACAATGACAAAGATCAACCCTTTGCACGTATGCCCGGCGGCGTGTTTGAAATGGGGTGTTTAGCCCCTAATAGTGTATGTGCATTTGGTACAGGGATAATTTGGCTTGCTGTATCAGAATTTGGCGGCAATCAGATTGTGATGAGTTCCGGCGGTCAGCCTGTCCGTCTCAGTAATCATGCTATTGAGGGTGAAATTGACTCTTATCCAACAAATAATGATGCGGTGGCATTTGCCTACCAACAAGAAGGTCATTCTTTTTATGTGATTAGTTTCCCCTCTGGGAATACCACATTTGTTTTTGATATGACAACGCAGCTTTGGCACCAACGATCATGGACCAATACACAAGGGCAACATGACCGTCACCGCGCTCATATTCACGCCTATTTCAACGGTACCCATTATGTGGGTGACTACAGTAACGGCAAGATTTACGAATTAGACCGTGGAACCTATACCGATGATGGCAACATCATTACCCGTGAGCGCACTTGTCCTGCAACGCTTACAGACGGTCAAATGATGCGGTTTACGCGGCTTGAGATTGTTTGCGAGACGGGTGATTTAAAGAAGAGGGGGATTCCCCCCGATTTAGAAATCCATTCATACACAAGTCAGCCTTACCCTTATATGTTTAATGATGTTTTTAAGGTTGGCGGCAGTTTAACAGGCATTTCACTTAGACCTAACTTTTACACCATCCCTGCAGAAATCTTTCGTATGGGGGCATCTCTAACAGCAATTAACCTGCCTGTTGCAGTCACTTACGGCACGTACAACATTCCGCCTGAGGCGTTCAAGCCTTCTGCATCTATGACCGCAATAGATATGCCTATCTTGGTGAGTTACGGAACATACAACATTCCTGCAGAAGCCTTTAAACCATCAGCATCCATGTCTGCGATATCTCTGCCGATTGTCGCTTCCTACTTAACATATAGCATTCCTGCAGAACCTTTCAACATCGGTGCTAGTCTTACTGGAGTCACCTTAGCATGA